From the Sphingobacteruim zhuxiongii genome, the window CAATGAATCCAGCTCCGCCGGTAATTAATATTTTACTCATCTATTTATGTTGATTATCTATTTTCCATTTTTCAAATTTTCTTTCTCCGCTACAATCTTTCTCAAGCCGGAGCTAGAAAACCTATGATCTCGACTGTTAAAATACAGCTCGATTCCTTTCTCCTCACAGTATTGTCTTCCTGTAAAGTCTCTATCTATATATTCATCTCCAACAATTCGAACATCAAGCTTAAAAGACCGCAATATATCTTCTAAATCTTGTTCTGTTGAATAAGGGACAATTTCATCGACATATACACACCCTCTTAACTGAATATACCTTTCGACAACAGTTTGCGTTGGCGCATTTTTATCCGGTCTATCTAAAGTGGGATCCATTTGCAAACCACATATCAAATAATCACACTGCCTCTTCGCTTCAGCAAGCATCATGATATGTCCTGCGTGTAACAAGTCGAATGTACTAAAAGTGATTCCTACACGAGGACCTGGATTATAATCCTTTGGTTTAGCTACTATGTTAGCTTTCTCACTTTTTTCAGTTTCTTTCATATGGTTAATTGTTAAAAATGATTAATCAATTACTCCCCAATTGCATAGTAGATGAATCCTAGCTCTTCCAATCGATTTCTATCTAATAACTTTCTACCATCAAAAACGAAGGCTGGCTTTTTCATATTGTCCTTAATTCTATCCCAATCGAAGTCTTTGAACTCATCCCACTCTGTGAGGATTGCGATACCGTGCGCATCCTTGCAAGCTTCATAGGCATCTTCAGCTACTTCGAGTAAATACTCGTTCTCGCTATTAGTCCTTGATTGTAGATATTCTAAATCTTTATAAATCTGATGTTTCTGAACTTTCGGATCAAATACTGCGATCTTCGCTTGTTCTTCTAATAGATGATCTGCCACATAAATTGCCGCAGATTCTCTCGTATCGTTCGTGTTTTTCTTAAAGGCCCATCCCAGAAAAGCAATTTTCTTGCCATTTACGGTATTATACATCGATTGTATTATCTTTTCTGCAAATCTTGTTTTCTGATGGTCATTAATACGGATCACTTGATCCCAATAATCCGCGACTTCATTCAGGTTATATGACCGAGCAATATATACTAAATTTAACAAATCTTTTTGAAAACATGAGCCACCAAAGCCGACTGAAGCTTTCAAAAATTTTGATCCTATTCTGGAGTCCTGACCTATGGCGTGTGCAACTTCATCAACGTTGGCTCCCGTCGCCTCACATAGTTCTGAAATGGAATTAATAGAAGAAACTCTTTGGGCCAAGAATGCATTCGCGACTAATTTTGACAGTTCAGAAGACCAAAGGTTGGTAGTAATAATTCGCTCATTCGGCACCCATGCCTGGTATATATTTTTCAAGGCTTGAATAGCACCTTGATCTTCTCCACCAATTAGGATACGATCCGGATTTTGCAGGTCAGCAATTGCTGTACCTTCCGCCAAAAACTCAGGATTTGAAAGTACATGAAATTGAACCCCGTTACCCGTATGATCCAAAATACTTTTAATGGTAGCAGCGGTACGCACAGGTATCGTTGATTTCTCAACTATAATCTTTGAAGTAGTTGAAACTTCCGCAATTTGTCTTGCACAAAGCTCAATAAATTTTAAGTCAGCCGCCTGCCCTTTCCCTTTTCCGTAGGTCTTTGTAGGTGTATTAACTGAAATAAAGATCATGTCGGCTTCTTCAATAGCTTTAGTCACATTGGTAGAAAAGAAAAGGTTCCTTCCCCTAGCTTCCAATACGACTTGATCTAAACCAGGCTCATATACAGGCAGACTCTCTAAGTTTTCATTATTCCAAGCGTTTATTCTGTCAACATTTAAGTCAACAACGGTTACTTGTATTTCTGGATTTTTTTGCGCGATCACGGACATCGTTGGTCCTCCAACATATCCAGCTCCTATACATGCGATCTTCTTAATTCTCATTTGAATTTTTAGTAGTCTTCAGAAATATACTAACTTAATCTTCTTTTTGAAAAAGAATTATTTGCTGTTGAACTTGTTTGTCAAGTTCAAAAAATATAAAAACCTTCTTTCCCAATAATAACTCGATTTTTGCAGCAAGTTGTTTCAAATAATCCGTATCAAGATTATTTCCAAGAACTAATACTTCTATCGTACCGGAATCAATTCCTTTAGCATAATCACCTAAAAGGCTCACTTGTTTAACATCTCCGGACTTTTCAAGAACACTTTCAATCGCTTTGTCGATTCCTAAATATTTTCTTACAAGATTCTGAAGTGACTCAAACAAGGGATGCTGCGTGTTTGCTCGGTAATAGATGCGCTGATTTTGCTGTTCTCGCAGTAGGTATCCGGCATCGGTAAGTTGGTTAAGCTCTTTACGAACCGCATTAGTGGATTCATGGAATTCTTCCGCGATACCACGCAAGTATCCCTTATTTGTTGCTGAAACAAAAAATTTGATAAGCAATTTTAATCGGGTCTTCGACGTAATAAGCGAGTCCAACATAAGTTAGTATTGAGCAACAAAAGTACTCAAGATTTTTAATAAAACAAATTGTTTAAGAATTCGATTTGATATTTTTTTTCAAAATTTAGCCTTTCCTTCTATGCAAACGTTTGAGTAACTAAACACCTGTATATAAGAAGGAAAAGCATCGCCACATTTCTGCACGATGCTTGTAACAACCTAAAAAATGGATTAAACTGCTAAACCTTTAGACTTCCCGTATGTAGTAGACTGTTGCCCAATGTCAAAGTCTCGAAGTGTATAATATGATGTTTTCAAAAACAATTTTTTCTCGCCCTTTCTATCTACAATGTAACCCCTTACGACAACGCTTTCTTGCTTGCCAGAATGGCTCTGCAGAGCTCTATTACTAATAGAGAAACCGATAGAACGCATTGCACTTTCCGTCGCTTGACCGGGTGTTATAAAGAAGTTTAATTTTTCGAATGCATTGACACGGATGTGCTTATTGCTGCTTTGCACACCCGTGATTACAACTTCTTTCACATGTTCCCCGTAGCTCGGAAGTTGAAATATAATGCACCCATAGTGGGAATTAAAATCCCCATTATTTTGATCTAACAACAGATTTACTGTTAAATCGGCATACTTGTCAAAGTTACTGTACGCAAATTTTCTGTAGAAAAAGAACAACGCGCCAGCCGAAAGTATAATTGCGATTATTATTAAATAGTTCATTTCGGATAATCTTTTACTTTTACTAATTGCAAATTGAATAAGCCAAAAATAGCATTGATCTTTCGTATTTCGGTAATATCTAGGGGTGGACAATAGGTGGACAAATCGCTACAAATCGTAAAAAGCTCAGTTCGTACCATGTACAAAGCGTTAACTTTCAACAAAATAAAATGTCCCACCCAACGGGTAGGACATTTTATTTTAGTTTTCAATAGGTTCTTGCTTTTTCTTGAGTCTTTGTTTAGCTTTTTTAACCGCATCGATTGAGACACCAAGAAGGTCACTCATGCTTCGATTACTCAGATCCAATTTTATCAGGGACAATAGGCGCAAATCGTTTTCGGAGAGCTTTGGATAAATAACCTTTTGTTCTAGAAGGAATCCAGGGTACACCCTATCGAAGACTGCTTTAAACTTTAACCAACGTTCGTCTGTCATAATATGTGTCTCCAACATATCGCTTAGGCTTTCATTTATCTTCTCCTGATGTTTACGATCGAGATCAATCCCATGTGATACTTCCATCCTTAATTGTTGAATAGTTGAATCGTTTTGTTTTATGGTATTTGTAAACTCCTCTAAAGAATCTCTTAAGACGATTAACTCCTGATCCAATATATTCTTTTCGAATGCTAGTTTCAATTGTTCCTTCTCAAGAAGAGTGGATTTGATTTTTTCTTTATTCCTTGAGCGGTTTACCAAGAGGATAATAATGACAAAGCCCAACAACAGAAGAAGACCAAAAAGTTGATATTTTTGTTGCGATTGAATTTTCTTCATTTCTGCAGTTTTTACAGCTTGATCATAACGCTCAGACTCCCATTGCCAATAGATCTTCTGCATCATATCAAAATTGGTCTGACTAGTCAAACTGTCGCTTAATGCTAAAAACTCGTGTAGATGAATCAGCTCTTTAGCCTTATTACCCTCTCCGTTTGCTATGTTCGCAAATATTTTTGCAATATCTTTCTTGTATTGGAGAAAGTAGGGCTTATCCTCTACATACCCCTGTGATCTAAAAAGTGCCTCTTTCGCTTCTGCCCACTGCTGTTTCTCCACATATATTTCCGCAAGCGCAATATATGCTCTCATCGCGTCTAAATACTCATTGAACTTCTCAGAATACTTGATATTTTGCTGTACTAACTCTAAAGCTTTAGTGAAATTCCCGCGAGATCTTTCAAAATCTGCTAGATTACCAGAAATGATACCTACCCAAACAGAATCCTTTGCCTCAGTAGCTACTTTCATCGCATGTTTAAAGTACCCTTCAGCTTCCGCTAACTGAAAGTCACGCCGTAAGTAGACCCCAATTGCGTTAAACATGTCTATTCGTTTTCGACTTAATTCATCAGTATAGGGCACGCCCAACTTTAAGTAAACGATCGCCTTCTTATGATCTCCAATATAACTATAGAAATTAGCCATATAGCCATAATGCAGCGGCACAAGTGGCATAGTGGCTGAAAGAACATTGTCGCGGAACTCATTCGCTCTAAGAAAATATGGGAACGCCTCTTTAACTTTTCTATAGGTAAAGTAGTAATAGCCCCAACGAATATTCGTCAACATTTCCAAATGTTGATTGCTTTTCACGGCAACTGAATTTAATGCTAAGCGAAAATAGTGGTCAGACTGAGGATTGACGTCATCATATGCGACAGAAAAAGCATCCGCCATCAAAAGATAATAGGCAAACTTTAATTCTTCCCTTTTTTCTCTTTTTGCAAATTCTAATAGCGGATCTAAAATCTTATGAATTTCAACTGTATCCTTCCCAATATGTGTATTGATCTGCAAGGCTTCCTCTAAAACTGCTTTATTGCTTTTTAATTTCAACAAATGAGCATAGGGACTCTTTCCTTCCACATTGAAAAGGCAAAAAATCAGTACTTGTATAAAGGTTAATATTGACGCTTTCGAAAACATTAGAATAAATCTCTCAATAAAAGTTGAAACGTGGAAATTAAAAATTTAGTTGGAGTTTAGACAGAATAATATCGAAAATCCTACTTAGCAATTCGTCTTACATAATTATAATAATCACCTTTTTTATCATCGATACTCGATAACACTCTCTCCCTAGAAATAAAACCTTTCAAGATAGCTATTTCCTCAAGACAAGCAACTTTCAAAGACGTACGCTTTTCAATAGTCTTAATAAACTCCGTTGCTTCAGAAAGTGATTCGTGAGTTCCTGTATCTAACCACGCAAAACCTCTCCCTAATAGTTGCAAATGGAGAACGCCTTTACTTAAATAAGCTTGATTAACGCTTGTAATCTCCAGCTCACCTCTGTTTGACGGTTTAACATTTTGCGCTATCGAAATAACATCGTTTGGGTAGAAATACAAACCAACAACTGCATAATTAGATTTGGGATCTTCAGGTTTTTCCTCAATATCTAAGACCTTTCCTTCTTTATTGAAAGACGCAACCCCATATCGTTCAGGATCTTCTACATAATATCCAAAAACAACAGCTTTTCTTTCCTTTTCAACTTTCTCTTTGGCTTCTTGCAGCAATACTTGAAGTCCCGCCCCGTAAAAAATATTATCTCCTAATATTAAACAAACATCATCATCTTTGATAAAATCCTTACCAATAATGAACGCTTGGGCAAGACCATCCGGATGTGGTTGCTCCGCATAAGAAATGGTTAGCCCAAGTTGACTCCCTGAACCGAAAAGGCGTTGGAAATTTGGAAGATCTGCCGGTGTTGAAATGATCAACACTTCGGTAATCCCTGCCATCATGAGCACAGATAAGGGATAATATATCATAGGTTTATCATAGACAGGCAAAAGTTGTTTTGATACGACTTGAGTTAATGGATGTAACCGGGTACCCGAACCACCTGCTAAAATTATCCCCTTCATGATTAAATTGAATTATTGTTGATTTCGCCCATCTCGATGAGCATCTTTTTTAGACTAGTTTCCCACTTAGGAATTTGAATACCAAAAGTACTTTTTATTTTTGAATTATCGAGCCACGAGAATTTAGGTCGTTTTGCAACTGTTGGAAATTCAGCACTTGATATAGGGAGAATCGAACAACTAAGATTTGCTAACTTCTTTATCGCTTTTGCAAAATCAAACCAAGAGAGACATCCTTCATTGGCATAATGATATATTCCTCCAATCCATTTTTCACTTAAAATTATTCCTTTTATCGCAACAGCGAGATCTCTTGCATATGTTGGGGATCCAACTTGATCATCAACAACCCTTATTTCCTCGCGTTCAGACATCAATTTAAGCATGGTTTTCACAAAATTATTGCCGAACGTCGAATATACCCAAGAAGTTCTAATGATGATCGCGTTTCGATTCTCGTTCAAGATGGCACGCTCTCCTAACGCCTTAGTTTCTCCATACACATTAATTGGCTTCACTATATCCTCTTCTACCCATGCCCTATTTCCTTCCCCATCAAAAACATAATCTGTTGATATAGAAATAAATTTACAATCCGTCGCTTGTGAATATATCGCCATCTCTTTGACAGCGAGGTGATTTACACGATTTGCTAACTCGAATTCTTCCTCCGCACGGTCAACAGCAGTATAAGCTGCTGCATTTATTATACAATTCGGTTTATACGCTTTTAGTTTAGCTTGAATTTGCTCAACGCTGTCCAATGGGAAGTTCTTACGATCGACAAACTCGAATTGAAAATTCTCTATATCTTCAAAAACGACTCTTAATTCACGTCCTAATTGACCCGTAGCGCCAGTAATTAAAATCAGCGGTTTCACGTTTTCTTGCATTATAACTTGATTTCATGAAGAAATGGAAGTACTTGATCCTTTTCAGAAAGGATCAAATCATTGATGGGAACTGTCCAATCAATAGCAAGCGTCGGGTCATCATACCGAACACCTATTTCCGCGTTTTTATAATAGAAATTATCACACTTATAGAAAAACTCAGCATGTTCAGAAACAACGACAAATCCATGTAGAAATCCACGAGGAATATAAAGCTGACGTCTATTTTCTGCCGAAAGTATCGCAGTAATATGTTGCCCAAAAGTTGGAGATTCTGGTCTAAAATCTACCGCGACATCTAACACCTCTCCCTTCAACACCCGTACTAATTTCGCCTGAGCATACTCCCCGGACTGTGCATGTAATCCACGAATAACTCCATAACTGGATAAGGACTGGTTATCTTGTACAAAATGAATATCTTGCCCTAATGCTTCATTTAAGCTTTTTTCATTATATGATTCAAAGAAATATCCGCGATTATCTCCAATAATGTTTGGTTCGATAATAAAACAGCCTTCTAATTTTGTTTCTATTGCTTTCATCGAATTGCTATTTAGAATAATGATCGGAATAATAGTCTTGATAATCTCCAGTTAGAACCTTTCTCAACCAATCTTGATTGTTAAGATACCAATCGATCGTCAAGGCTAGCCCCTCTTGAAAAGTCACGGACGGTTTCCAACCTAGCTCGTTTTTAATTTTAGAGGCATCTATAGCATAACGCAAGTCGTGACCAGGCCGATCTTTAATAAAAGTAATTTGGGATTCGGAGGTTCCAACTTCACGACCAAGCTTCTCATCCATTTGCCTACACAATTCTCGAACAAGATCGATATTCTGCCATTCATTAAACCCGCCGATATTATATGAGCTCCCATCTACTCCCTTATGAAAAACCAAATCAATCGCTCGTGCATGGTCGACCACATAGAGCCAGTCTCTTGTATATTTGCCATCGCCATATATCGGCAATGCTTTACCTTCTAAAATATTGGTAATGCAGAGCGGGATCAGTTTTTCTGGAAAATGATTTGGACCATAATTGTTTGAACAATTCGTTATCACAATTGGGAGTCCATAGGTGTCATGATACGCTCTAACGAAATGGTCAGAAGAGGCCTTTGACGCTGAATAGGGCGAATGTGGGTCATATTTTGTTTCTTCCGAAAACAATCCATTTGTCCCCAGAGATCCAAATACTTCGTCCGTAGATATGTGATGAAATCTCTTATCTACAAAACTGTCTTTCCAAGCGTGTCTAGCTTCCTCTAGCAAGTTTACTGTCCCAACTACATTCGTATGAACAAAGGCCAACGGATTTGAAATAGATCTATCGACATGGGATTCTGCAGCAAGGTGAATCACGCCGTCGGGCCTGTATTTGTTAAATAATTCATGAAGTGAATGACGATCAGTTATATCAGCTTTTTCAAACTTATAATTTGTTGCTGTTTCAATATCCTTAAGATTCTCTAAGTTTCCAGCATAGGTCAACGAATCCACATTAACAACCTGATATTTAGGGTATTTTAAAACAAAATGTCGAACAACATGTGACCCAATAAAGCCAGCTCCGCCGGTGATTAGAATGCACTTTTTCATTCAAGCAAAATAAAGAAATAAAAGGAGAATTTAAGGAATAAGTCATCAACAAAAAAAGAGCCCCTAAGGACTCTATCAATATTTTATATTACGCTGATCTACATCATTCAAGATTCAGGCGCTATCGTACGACTCTTAAGCAATTTTTTTTTCCTGCGCAGTCTCAAACATCGTCGCATTTTTAATTGGACAATCTCTCAACAACTCGCGTACGTCATACTTAGAAACAACTCCCTTCAAAGCGTCCAAATGTCTGTTATGATGCATGTCAGTTCCGACAAAATCATACATACCAGCACGTATTAACGTTAGCGCTGCAGTCTTGACATGTTCACCATAATATTTACTAATTGACAATAAATTAAGTTGAAGCATGCAGCCAGCATTTTTAATTTCTTCGAATATCTTAAAGTTATTATGGTAGTAATTATAACGCTCGGGGTGTGCTAAAATAGGCTGATAACCTTTTTCCAGTAAATTTTTGATAATACTAAACAGGCCTTTGGATTCCGATAAATATGACATTTCAATCAATACATATTTATTGGGCATTAAACATAGCTGATCATTTTCAATCAGAAAACCCAGTTGATCATCAATCATATATTCTGCAGAGAATTTCAATTCAAAGTCAATGTTCCTTGTTGACAAGGCTGCCTTCAAGTTTTGATGAGCTGAGCCAATCGTCTGCGGCGTATTATTATGTACACCATACATCACATGGGGAGTAGAAACCGAACGATGTATGCCTAAGTCTTTCAATCCTTTAATCAGTTCAATGGACTGATCAACATCTGGACTACCATCATCAATTCCCGGCAACAAATGGTTGTGAATATCCCAAGTAATCCATGATAGCTTATTATGATAAGTTTTATTCTTTTTCTTCCTTCCCCCAAATAAGTTATTCCAAAATCCCATAGCGTTTAAAATAAGGCGTTTATCGAATCATCAAGTAAACTGACAAAGATAAACTATTCTAAATTTAACTCTTAATCTTTACTTATAGTAATACGACGATTGTAAAATAAACGCTACAGCAAATACTAAACTAGAGGAGATTGCCCTTTTTCCAACAACTCATACACTTGTTTGACTTCCTGCGATCGATTTCTATCTAAAATTAAAACTGCATCGTCGGTATTAATCAGCATACAGTTCGATAAACCTACAAATACGGTATGCTTACTAGTTCCTACAACAATGTTGCCATTTTCATCAACAGGGTGACCCTTTTCCTTTAGGTAGCTGAATAGGGAGTCGAAAGCGCCCATATCCGACCACCGAAACTTTGCCGGAACTACCTTAATTAAGTCTGATTTTTCAAGCACAGCATAGTCAATACTCTTTGAGGGAATCTGCAGTGAATGCTCCTGGTCAAGTACTAAGTCGGTCGCATACTCAAACGCAGTTTCGGCGGCAGCATAGAGCTTTGGCTCGAAACGCATTAATTCCTCCAGAAAAACGCCTGCTTTGAAACAGAAAATTCCAGAATTCCAAAGGAAGCTCCCTCGTTTGAGAAACTCTCGTGCAGTTAACTCGTTGGGTTTTTCACGAAAAGCGAGTACCGTGTTTCCTTCATGCTCGATATATCCATATCCCGTTTCAGGACGCGTGGGAATAATACCGAATGTAGCGATGTAACCCTCTTGTGCGAAAACTATTCCTTGGTTGATCGCCTCTTGGTAATCTTCTTCACCTTCAATCAAATGATCCGATGGGGTAACAATTAGGATGTCGTCAGGTTCCGCATGGAAGGCCGCAAATGCAATAGCTGCCGCTGTATTTCTGGGCGCAGCTTCAGCAATAATATCGCTATCAAATCTCTTAAGAACCGCTTCAGCCAAATCCTTGTTTTGACTAGAGCCCACTAAGGTGACCTTCGAAACTAAAGGTTGATTTCGCTCAACGGTTAATTCGAACAACGTTTTGCCCCCGAACAGTGGGAGATATTGTTTTGGCCTTGCCTTTCTGGAGAGCGGCCACAGTCGTGAGCCGACACCTCCAGACAATACGACATTTATAATTTTACTCATGATTAGCCGATTTTAAATTGTTTTTTACTTGATCTATCTTTAAGTATAACTCTGCAGTTGCACGAGCATCCGATAGTGCATCGTGATGTTGTAAGGAAACGCCCATAATTTCACAACAAATGCTAAGCTTTGTTCTTTCAAACCCTAATGCTCGATATATTTTACTGGTACATTCCCATGTCTGCGGAAGCTGCAATTGTTGATAGGACAAGTCATAAAACTTCATGGTCTCTTTCAGTACCGAGCGATCCAGTAACTCATCATGAGCAACCATCACCTGCCCCTTTAACAAATGATCAATTTGTGGGAAAAGTTCAATAAAACTGGGTGCATCTTCGGTGTGTTTTGACTTAATCCCATGAACACGTGAAGTTTGCCACATATATTTGTTTTCCGGAGGTCTAACCAAACTATAAAACTCGTTGGTAATGATTCCATTGACGACATTTACGATGCCTACTGCACAAACACTACTGTATTTAGCGGTAGCTAACTCGAAATCTATACTGGTAAATGTATTTGACATAGGTGTCTTCAAAGCAATTTCTTTAATTTAATATCCATATTTATCCTTCCAGCGTTCCTTTAAGGACGCTCGAAGTTTATCTTCAGCGGCATTACTTCCCGGTTCATAAAGCTTTAAACCTTTCAACTGATCTGGCATATACTCCTGCAAGACAAAATTTCCGGGAAAAGCATGAGAATATTTATAATCGCCGCCATAATCCAGCGCTTTCATCAGCTTGGTAGGAGCATTCCT encodes:
- a CDS encoding adenylyltransferase/cytidyltransferase family protein yields the protein MKETEKSEKANIVAKPKDYNPGPRVGITFSTFDLLHAGHIMMLAEAKRQCDYLICGLQMDPTLDRPDKNAPTQTVVERYIQLRGCVYVDEIVPYSTEQDLEDILRSFKLDVRIVGDEYIDRDFTGRQYCEEKGIELYFNSRDHRFSSSGLRKIVAEKENLKNGK
- a CDS encoding nucleotide sugar dehydrogenase gives rise to the protein MRIKKIACIGAGYVGGPTMSVIAQKNPEIQVTVVDLNVDRINAWNNENLESLPVYEPGLDQVVLEARGRNLFFSTNVTKAIEEADMIFISVNTPTKTYGKGKGQAADLKFIELCARQIAEVSTTSKIIVEKSTIPVRTAATIKSILDHTGNGVQFHVLSNPEFLAEGTAIADLQNPDRILIGGEDQGAIQALKNIYQAWVPNERIITTNLWSSELSKLVANAFLAQRVSSINSISELCEATGANVDEVAHAIGQDSRIGSKFLKASVGFGGSCFQKDLLNLVYIARSYNLNEVADYWDQVIRINDHQKTRFAEKIIQSMYNTVNGKKIAFLGWAFKKNTNDTRESAAIYVADHLLEEQAKIAVFDPKVQKHQIYKDLEYLQSRTNSENEYLLEVAEDAYEACKDAHGIAILTEWDEFKDFDWDRIKDNMKKPAFVFDGRKLLDRNRLEELGFIYYAIGE
- a CDS encoding winged helix-turn-helix domain-containing protein: MLIKFFVSATNKGYLRGIAEEFHESTNAVRKELNQLTDAGYLLREQQNQRIYYRANTQHPLFESLQNLVRKYLGIDKAIESVLEKSGDVKQVSLLGDYAKGIDSGTIEVLVLGNNLDTDYLKQLAAKIELLLGKKVFIFFELDKQVQQQIILFQKED
- a CDS encoding tetratricopeptide repeat protein: MEGKSPYAHLLKLKSNKAVLEEALQINTHIGKDTVEIHKILDPLLEFAKREKREELKFAYYLLMADAFSVAYDDVNPQSDHYFRLALNSVAVKSNQHLEMLTNIRWGYYYFTYRKVKEAFPYFLRANEFRDNVLSATMPLVPLHYGYMANFYSYIGDHKKAIVYLKLGVPYTDELSRKRIDMFNAIGVYLRRDFQLAEAEGYFKHAMKVATEAKDSVWVGIISGNLADFERSRGNFTKALELVQQNIKYSEKFNEYLDAMRAYIALAEIYVEKQQWAEAKEALFRSQGYVEDKPYFLQYKKDIAKIFANIANGEGNKAKELIHLHEFLALSDSLTSQTNFDMMQKIYWQWESERYDQAVKTAEMKKIQSQQKYQLFGLLLLLGFVIIILLVNRSRNKEKIKSTLLEKEQLKLAFEKNILDQELIVLRDSLEEFTNTIKQNDSTIQQLRMEVSHGIDLDRKHQEKINESLSDMLETHIMTDERWLKFKAVFDRVYPGFLLEQKVIYPKLSENDLRLLSLIKLDLSNRSMSDLLGVSIDAVKKAKQRLKKKQEPIEN
- the rfbA gene encoding glucose-1-phosphate thymidylyltransferase RfbA; protein product: MKGIILAGGSGTRLHPLTQVVSKQLLPVYDKPMIYYPLSVLMMAGITEVLIISTPADLPNFQRLFGSGSQLGLTISYAEQPHPDGLAQAFIIGKDFIKDDDVCLILGDNIFYGAGLQVLLQEAKEKVEKERKAVVFGYYVEDPERYGVASFNKEGKVLDIEEKPEDPKSNYAVVGLYFYPNDVISIAQNVKPSNRGELEITSVNQAYLSKGVLHLQLLGRGFAWLDTGTHESLSEATEFIKTIEKRTSLKVACLEEIAILKGFISRERVLSSIDDKKGDYYNYVRRIAK
- the rfbD gene encoding dTDP-4-dehydrorhamnose reductase, whose product is MQENVKPLILITGATGQLGRELRVVFEDIENFQFEFVDRKNFPLDSVEQIQAKLKAYKPNCIINAAAYTAVDRAEEEFELANRVNHLAVKEMAIYSQATDCKFISISTDYVFDGEGNRAWVEEDIVKPINVYGETKALGERAILNENRNAIIIRTSWVYSTFGNNFVKTMLKLMSEREEIRVVDDQVGSPTYARDLAVAIKGIILSEKWIGGIYHYANEGCLSWFDFAKAIKKLANLSCSILPISSAEFPTVAKRPKFSWLDNSKIKSTFGIQIPKWETSLKKMLIEMGEINNNSI
- the rfbC gene encoding dTDP-4-dehydrorhamnose 3,5-epimerase, encoding MKAIETKLEGCFIIEPNIIGDNRGYFFESYNEKSLNEALGQDIHFVQDNQSLSSYGVIRGLHAQSGEYAQAKLVRVLKGEVLDVAVDFRPESPTFGQHITAILSAENRRQLYIPRGFLHGFVVVSEHAEFFYKCDNFYYKNAEIGVRYDDPTLAIDWTVPINDLILSEKDQVLPFLHEIKL
- the rfbB gene encoding dTDP-glucose 4,6-dehydratase yields the protein MKKCILITGGAGFIGSHVVRHFVLKYPKYQVVNVDSLTYAGNLENLKDIETATNYKFEKADITDRHSLHELFNKYRPDGVIHLAAESHVDRSISNPLAFVHTNVVGTVNLLEEARHAWKDSFVDKRFHHISTDEVFGSLGTNGLFSEETKYDPHSPYSASKASSDHFVRAYHDTYGLPIVITNCSNNYGPNHFPEKLIPLCITNILEGKALPIYGDGKYTRDWLYVVDHARAIDLVFHKGVDGSSYNIGGFNEWQNIDLVRELCRQMDEKLGREVGTSESQITFIKDRPGHDLRYAIDASKIKNELGWKPSVTFQEGLALTIDWYLNNQDWLRKVLTGDYQDYYSDHYSK
- a CDS encoding tyrosine-protein phosphatase, whose protein sequence is MGFWNNLFGGRKKKNKTYHNKLSWITWDIHNHLLPGIDDGSPDVDQSIELIKGLKDLGIHRSVSTPHVMYGVHNNTPQTIGSAHQNLKAALSTRNIDFELKFSAEYMIDDQLGFLIENDQLCLMPNKYVLIEMSYLSESKGLFSIIKNLLEKGYQPILAHPERYNYYHNNFKIFEEIKNAGCMLQLNLLSISKYYGEHVKTAALTLIRAGMYDFVGTDMHHNRHLDALKGVVSKYDVRELLRDCPIKNATMFETAQEKKIA
- a CDS encoding mannose-1-phosphate guanylyltransferase, encoding MSKIINVVLSGGVGSRLWPLSRKARPKQYLPLFGGKTLFELTVERNQPLVSKVTLVGSSQNKDLAEAVLKRFDSDIIAEAAPRNTAAAIAFAAFHAEPDDILIVTPSDHLIEGEEDYQEAINQGIVFAQEGYIATFGIIPTRPETGYGYIEHEGNTVLAFREKPNELTAREFLKRGSFLWNSGIFCFKAGVFLEELMRFEPKLYAAAETAFEYATDLVLDQEHSLQIPSKSIDYAVLEKSDLIKVVPAKFRWSDMGAFDSLFSYLKEKGHPVDENGNIVVGTSKHTVFVGLSNCMLINTDDAVLILDRNRSQEVKQVYELLEKGQSPLV
- a CDS encoding exonuclease domain-containing protein, with protein sequence MSNTFTSIDFELATAKYSSVCAVGIVNVVNGIITNEFYSLVRPPENKYMWQTSRVHGIKSKHTEDAPSFIELFPQIDHLLKGQVMVAHDELLDRSVLKETMKFYDLSYQQLQLPQTWECTSKIYRALGFERTKLSICCEIMGVSLQHHDALSDARATAELYLKIDQVKNNLKSANHE